Proteins encoded in a region of the Myxococcus guangdongensis genome:
- the recG gene encoding ATP-dependent DNA helicase RecG → MNHPLASLVGPLRYACQRDFAMLATVKGLTPVLERALAGASGVSAEALGHLRAALPDVDHPTPQRRKAALRRVVAGLKLSGVALPAELKGLASGEGTSDAGQEPRGTGGARGEGQRVSESMPPLREGRSSREAPEPLRQASGARGTTLSESNSPRGMPASEPRGDAASARRTPAGDANSPRGMPQSEPRGDAASARRTSSGDANSPRKMPQSEPRGDAASARRTSSGDANSPRKMPQSEPRGEASGARPPASGEWPRGGADTARAPRSNPNVGRAQEGQLGPAVGGARVRTSGDGGPGAPPPGYVQIPPWKSNEPLPTSPRAKTAAPRTGTAEMGPAPRTSYGAQAGLARPGTPSAPRADGRPARQTAIDTGPASTSPAKARKEKEQRKKKRAVAAEASRSEAKLLSIAPRSGPLSSPLKTLGKRLGPRLISALDKKGLRRMGDILFLLPRCYEDRRRLLTIAELEPGARGVTVGIVKVADFVPGKQGRRMFRAVVGDRSGSIAATYFNAGPWLKSRFTVGKRIVLSGEVRATMSGREMAHPEIEPAEDLDSAGSVHFNRIVPVYPGFERGEQRSFRELASRVGEQYAHELEDPLPQELRRRLELMPLPEALRFIHFPPDSADLEALDVHQSPAHRRLAFDELFFLQLGMALKRQGVKAELGIAFDVSPTRMDTARAALPFQLTGAQSRVVEELARDMAREEPMNRLVQGDVGSGKTAVAMVAAMVALQAGYQVAVMAPTEILAEQHERNFRKVLGPLGFQVGLVSASGTAKAKRQVRDAVARGDIHLAVGTHALIQQDMSFDKLGLVVIDEQHRFGVLQRHSLMSKGPKPDVLVMTATPIPRTLAMTLYGDLDLSIIDQLPPGRTPINTRVFNDKQRARVYESIASELAKGHQAYVVYPLVEESEKLDLEDATRGAEKLRAAFPQAKVGLLHGRMKAEEKDAVMEDFREKRLHVLVCTTVVEVGVDVPNASVMVVEAAERFGLSQLHQLRGRVGRGAAASYCYLVASSARSWESTERLAVMEASSDGFVIAEKDLEIRGPGEFLGTRQSGLPELAVANLVRDGDLLSMAQAEARRILTRDPDMKSPEHQGLVKALEERWEGRLALARVG, encoded by the coding sequence GTGAACCATCCGCTCGCCAGTCTTGTAGGGCCCCTTCGCTACGCGTGTCAGCGCGACTTCGCCATGCTCGCGACGGTGAAGGGGCTGACGCCCGTCCTGGAGCGCGCGCTGGCCGGAGCCAGTGGCGTGAGCGCCGAGGCGCTGGGACACCTGCGCGCGGCGCTGCCGGATGTGGACCACCCCACGCCCCAGCGCCGCAAGGCCGCGCTGCGACGGGTCGTCGCGGGGCTGAAGCTCAGCGGCGTCGCGCTGCCGGCGGAGCTGAAGGGGCTCGCGAGCGGGGAGGGGACCTCGGACGCGGGGCAAGAGCCGCGTGGGACCGGGGGCGCTCGCGGCGAGGGGCAGCGTGTGTCGGAGTCCATGCCGCCGCTTCGCGAAGGCAGGTCGTCGCGAGAGGCGCCGGAGCCTCTCCGTCAGGCCTCCGGTGCGCGGGGTACCACGTTGAGCGAGTCGAACTCGCCGCGAGGGATGCCTGCGTCGGAGCCTCGTGGTGATGCGGCGAGTGCACGGCGTACCCCTGCGGGGGATGCGAACTCGCCGCGAGGGATGCCGCAGTCGGAGCCTCGTGGTGATGCGGCGAGTGCACGACGTACCTCTTCGGGGGATGCGAACTCGCCGCGAAAGATGCCGCAGTCGGAGCCTCGTGGTGATGCGGCGAGTGCACGACGTACCTCTTCGGGGGATGCGAACTCGCCGCGAAAGATGCCGCAGTCGGAGCCTCGTGGTGAGGCGTCAGGCGCGCGTCCCCCGGCGTCGGGCGAGTGGCCGCGCGGCGGAGCCGATACGGCACGCGCGCCTCGCTCCAATCCGAACGTGGGCCGGGCGCAGGAGGGACAGCTCGGCCCCGCGGTGGGTGGCGCACGCGTGCGGACCTCGGGCGATGGTGGGCCGGGCGCGCCGCCTCCGGGCTACGTCCAGATTCCACCGTGGAAGTCGAACGAGCCCTTGCCGACGTCGCCTCGGGCGAAGACCGCGGCGCCCCGCACCGGGACCGCGGAGATGGGGCCCGCTCCCCGCACTTCGTACGGAGCCCAGGCGGGCCTCGCGCGTCCTGGCACGCCCTCGGCGCCGCGCGCCGACGGACGTCCGGCCCGTCAGACGGCCATCGACACGGGCCCCGCGAGCACGTCTCCGGCCAAGGCGCGCAAGGAGAAGGAGCAGCGCAAGAAGAAGCGCGCCGTGGCCGCGGAAGCCTCCCGCTCCGAGGCGAAGCTGTTGTCCATCGCGCCGCGCTCGGGGCCGCTGTCCTCGCCGCTCAAGACGCTGGGCAAGCGGCTGGGGCCCCGGCTCATCTCCGCATTGGACAAGAAGGGCCTGCGGCGGATGGGCGACATCCTCTTCCTGCTGCCGCGTTGCTACGAGGACCGCAGGCGACTGCTCACCATCGCCGAACTGGAGCCGGGCGCGCGCGGCGTCACGGTGGGCATCGTCAAGGTCGCCGACTTCGTGCCCGGAAAGCAGGGGCGACGGATGTTCCGCGCGGTGGTGGGAGACCGCTCGGGCAGCATCGCCGCCACGTACTTCAACGCCGGCCCCTGGCTCAAGAGCCGCTTCACCGTGGGCAAGCGCATCGTCCTCTCCGGCGAGGTGCGGGCGACGATGAGCGGGCGCGAGATGGCGCACCCGGAGATCGAGCCCGCCGAGGACCTGGACTCCGCCGGCTCCGTGCACTTCAACCGCATCGTCCCGGTGTACCCGGGCTTCGAGCGCGGCGAGCAGCGCTCCTTCCGAGAGCTGGCCTCGCGCGTCGGTGAGCAGTACGCGCACGAGCTCGAGGACCCGCTGCCCCAGGAGCTGCGCCGTCGCCTGGAGCTGATGCCGCTGCCGGAGGCGCTGCGCTTCATCCACTTCCCGCCGGACTCGGCCGACCTGGAGGCGCTGGACGTGCACCAGAGCCCGGCCCACCGTCGGCTCGCGTTCGACGAGCTGTTCTTCCTCCAGCTCGGCATGGCGCTCAAGCGCCAGGGCGTCAAGGCGGAGCTGGGCATCGCGTTCGATGTGTCCCCCACGCGGATGGACACGGCGCGCGCGGCGCTGCCCTTCCAGCTCACGGGGGCCCAGTCTCGCGTGGTGGAGGAGCTCGCAAGGGACATGGCTCGCGAGGAGCCGATGAACCGGCTGGTGCAGGGCGACGTGGGCAGCGGCAAGACGGCGGTGGCCATGGTCGCCGCGATGGTGGCGCTGCAGGCCGGCTACCAGGTCGCGGTGATGGCCCCCACCGAAATCCTGGCGGAGCAGCACGAGCGCAACTTCCGCAAGGTGCTCGGCCCGCTCGGCTTCCAGGTGGGGCTGGTGAGCGCGTCCGGCACGGCGAAGGCCAAGCGTCAGGTGCGCGACGCCGTGGCTCGGGGCGACATCCACCTGGCCGTGGGCACGCACGCGCTCATCCAGCAGGACATGTCCTTCGACAAGCTGGGCCTGGTGGTCATCGACGAGCAGCACCGCTTCGGCGTGCTCCAGCGTCACTCGCTGATGAGCAAGGGCCCCAAGCCGGACGTGCTGGTGATGACGGCCACGCCCATCCCGCGCACGCTGGCCATGACGCTGTATGGGGACCTGGACCTCTCCATCATCGACCAGCTCCCGCCGGGCCGCACGCCCATCAACACGCGCGTGTTCAACGACAAGCAACGCGCGCGCGTCTACGAGTCCATCGCCTCGGAGCTCGCCAAGGGCCATCAGGCCTACGTCGTGTATCCGCTGGTGGAGGAGTCGGAGAAGCTGGACCTGGAGGACGCGACGCGCGGCGCGGAGAAGCTCCGGGCGGCGTTCCCCCAGGCGAAGGTGGGCCTGCTGCACGGGCGGATGAAGGCGGAGGAGAAGGACGCGGTGATGGAGGACTTCCGCGAGAAGCGGCTGCACGTCCTCGTGTGCACCACCGTGGTGGAGGTCGGCGTGGACGTGCCCAACGCGTCGGTGATGGTGGTGGAGGCTGCGGAGCGCTTCGGTCTGTCCCAGCTCCACCAGCTTCGTGGGCGCGTGGGACGTGGCGCCGCGGCCAGCTACTGCTACCTGGTGGCGAGCAGCGCGCGCTCGTGGGAGTCCACCGAGCGGCTGGCGGTGATGGAGGCCAGCAGCGACGGCTTCGTCATCGCGGAGAAGGACCTGGAGATCCGCGGGCCGGGCGAGTTCCTCGGCACGCGGCAGAGCGGCCTGCCGGAGCTGGCGGTGGCGAACCTCGTGCGGGACGGCGACTTGCTCTCCATGGCGCAGGCCGAGGCCCGGCGCATCCTCACCAGGGACCCGGACATGAAGTCCCCCGAGCACCAGGGGCTGGTGAAGGCGCTCGAGGAGCGGTGGGAAGGCCGGCTCGCGCTCGCGCGGGTGGGGTAG
- a CDS encoding tetratricopeptide repeat protein, with amino-acid sequence MLTPLLLLLTAAPPDAAALRAQAQKAYDAKQFAKACPLFEKLTKLSPQDGAAWSDLSLCLFRAKKKPAAFDAARHAVRWGDEKTRKNTYFNLDKFGGGDRVFTREGYDAACEKAQLPECAETAWLCPDRYADLYRTSGSTSGGAYSAEYLCSTPQGSDPEGCTLIDLGFTQDTFAGNSDESPGIFTFKSCNIVAVDPCTRRLGLTCSEGEGVLGGETGRKTTSERKWGEERDYEPLPKPASPDAGP; translated from the coding sequence ATGCTGACACCCCTGCTCCTGCTGCTCACGGCCGCGCCTCCGGACGCCGCTGCCCTCCGCGCCCAGGCCCAGAAGGCCTACGACGCGAAGCAGTTCGCCAAGGCCTGTCCCCTGTTCGAGAAGCTCACGAAGCTGTCACCCCAGGACGGCGCCGCGTGGTCGGACCTGTCCCTGTGCCTGTTCCGCGCGAAGAAGAAGCCCGCGGCCTTCGACGCCGCGCGCCACGCCGTGCGCTGGGGTGATGAGAAGACGCGCAAGAACACCTACTTCAACCTGGACAAGTTCGGCGGCGGCGACCGGGTGTTCACGCGAGAGGGGTACGACGCGGCCTGCGAGAAGGCCCAGCTCCCGGAGTGCGCGGAGACAGCGTGGCTCTGCCCCGACCGATACGCCGACCTCTATCGGACGTCGGGCTCTACCTCGGGCGGTGCCTACAGCGCGGAGTATCTGTGCTCCACGCCCCAAGGCTCGGACCCGGAGGGATGCACCCTCATCGACCTGGGCTTCACGCAGGACACCTTCGCGGGCAACTCGGACGAGAGTCCCGGCATCTTCACGTTCAAGTCCTGCAACATCGTCGCGGTGGACCCCTGCACGCGCAGGCTCGGACTCACCTGCAGCGAGGGCGAGGGCGTCCTGGGTGGAGAGACGGGACGGAAGACCACGAGCGAGCGCAAGTGGGGGGAGGAGCGTGACTACGAGCCGCTCCCGAAGCCCGCGAGTCCCGATGCGGGGCCCTGA
- a CDS encoding protein-L-isoaspartate(D-aspartate) O-methyltransferase, whose protein sequence is MGDLDRAEYLSRQGIHDPRVLEGIGRLSRAEFVAEHSRSEAGVDAPLPIGHGQTISQPYVVAFMTQALRLEGHERVLEIGTGSGYQTALLSLLCREVFTVEIIPELARSARERLHRLGFENVYFRQGNGAEGWLEQAPFDAIMVTAAPSEVPSSLLAQLRRGGRMVVPVGPLEGTQQLLLIHRAKEPGQLPRVESLLPVRFVPLTGPTGLPQP, encoded by the coding sequence ATGGGAGACCTGGACCGCGCCGAGTACCTGTCTCGACAGGGCATCCATGACCCCCGTGTGCTCGAGGGCATCGGGAGGCTGAGCCGGGCGGAGTTCGTGGCGGAGCACTCGCGCTCGGAGGCGGGCGTCGACGCGCCGCTGCCCATCGGCCACGGACAGACCATCAGCCAGCCCTATGTCGTGGCGTTCATGACGCAGGCGCTGCGCCTGGAGGGGCACGAGCGGGTGCTGGAGATAGGCACGGGCTCCGGCTACCAGACGGCGCTGCTGTCGCTGTTGTGCCGCGAGGTGTTCACGGTGGAGATCATCCCGGAGCTCGCCCGCTCGGCGCGCGAGCGGCTCCACCGTCTGGGCTTCGAGAACGTGTACTTCCGCCAGGGCAACGGCGCCGAGGGCTGGCTGGAGCAGGCGCCGTTCGACGCCATCATGGTCACCGCCGCGCCGTCCGAGGTCCCTTCCTCGCTGCTCGCCCAGCTGCGACGTGGGGGCCGGATGGTGGTCCCCGTCGGGCCGCTCGAGGGGACCCAGCAGCTGCTGCTCATCCATCGGGCCAAGGAGCCGGGGCAGCTCCCCCGGGTGGAGTCCTTGTTGCCCGTGCGGTTCGTCCCCCTGACGGGGCCGACGGGGCTCCCCCAGCCTTGA
- the thrC gene encoding threonine synthase encodes MSASESGFKAEYACSEGCDFRASLLDVVYRCPRCEGLLEVRHDVAALRSVPAAEWKRRFESRFGSSRLPDGSGVWGKREWAYPQLPVEDIVSLGEGRVPLKPLPRMASELGLSALELKECGVSPTGSFKDWGMTVLVSAVKHMRARGVPLRAVACASTGDTSAALSAYCAAAGIPAVVFLPRDKVSLAQLVQPIANGARVLSLDTDFDGCMRLVQAVTADTGLYLANSMNSLRIEGQKMVAVELCQDLGWEPPDWVVIPGGNLGNASALGKGFELMLELGLITRRPRIAVAQAQRANPLARAFRGGFQELQPMQAESTLASAIQIGNPVSFRRAVRILKAFDGVVEEATESELANAAARADREGTFTCPQTGVALAALEKLVAQGVIAKGSRVAVVSTAHGLKFADFKVGYHRGTLADVTSRHANPPVQLPANLDAVRSALSDLG; translated from the coding sequence ATGAGCGCCTCGGAGTCCGGCTTCAAGGCGGAGTACGCGTGCAGCGAGGGCTGCGACTTCCGAGCCTCGCTCCTGGACGTCGTCTATCGCTGCCCGCGCTGCGAGGGCTTGCTGGAGGTGCGTCACGACGTGGCCGCCCTGCGCTCGGTGCCCGCGGCGGAGTGGAAGCGGCGCTTCGAGTCGCGCTTCGGTTCATCCCGTCTGCCGGACGGCTCCGGCGTGTGGGGCAAGCGCGAGTGGGCCTACCCGCAGCTCCCCGTGGAGGACATCGTCTCGCTGGGGGAGGGCCGTGTTCCGCTCAAGCCCCTGCCGCGCATGGCGTCCGAGCTGGGGCTGTCGGCGTTGGAGTTGAAGGAGTGCGGCGTCTCGCCGACGGGCAGCTTCAAGGACTGGGGCATGACGGTGCTCGTGTCCGCCGTGAAGCACATGCGGGCCCGGGGCGTGCCCCTGCGCGCCGTGGCGTGCGCGTCCACGGGTGACACCTCCGCGGCGCTGTCGGCCTACTGCGCGGCGGCGGGGATTCCCGCGGTGGTCTTCCTGCCGCGCGACAAGGTCTCCCTCGCGCAGCTGGTGCAGCCCATCGCGAATGGCGCGCGCGTGCTGTCGCTCGACACGGACTTCGACGGCTGCATGCGCCTGGTGCAGGCGGTGACGGCGGACACGGGCCTGTACCTGGCCAACTCGATGAACTCGCTGCGCATCGAGGGACAGAAGATGGTCGCCGTGGAGCTGTGCCAGGACCTGGGCTGGGAGCCACCGGACTGGGTGGTGATTCCGGGCGGCAACCTGGGCAACGCCAGCGCCCTGGGCAAGGGCTTCGAGCTGATGCTGGAACTGGGGCTCATCACCCGCAGGCCGCGCATCGCCGTGGCGCAGGCGCAGCGCGCCAACCCGCTGGCCCGCGCCTTCCGGGGCGGCTTCCAGGAACTGCAGCCCATGCAGGCCGAGAGCACGCTGGCGTCCGCCATCCAGATTGGCAACCCGGTGTCCTTCCGCCGCGCGGTGCGAATCCTGAAGGCCTTCGATGGCGTGGTGGAGGAGGCGACGGAGTCGGAATTGGCCAACGCCGCCGCGCGCGCGGACCGCGAAGGGACCTTCACCTGTCCCCAGACGGGGGTTGCGCTCGCGGCGCTGGAGAAGCTCGTGGCCCAGGGTGTCATCGCGAAGGGCTCGCGCGTGGCGGTGGTGTCCACCGCCCACGGGCTG